From a single Fusobacterium pseudoperiodonticum genomic region:
- a CDS encoding ParA family protein, with product MGVILVKNNKGGVGKSWIALQLAAYKAFNNEKVLILTSDSQNNILNYSGIKVEDTSKKGLEDMLEGKPYILTKLRPNLFFLHLQGYKVKGNLDEKFKKRINSLKDEFKHIIIDGSPVMDLDSIFVDVAEHIIVPTFLDSVTTSSILNLLKKTDISKIRAVIPNRVGRTRIEKNFYTFLKDTLTRSGVFLSIPINHSAVILKLLEKGTLLWESRSKKLDDIKEVFIKVWGEIDDE from the coding sequence ATGGGAGTCATACTAGTAAAAAACAATAAAGGTGGAGTTGGAAAAAGCTGGATAGCATTACAATTAGCAGCATACAAAGCCTTTAACAATGAAAAAGTCTTGATATTAACATCAGACTCTCAGAATAATATTTTAAATTATTCTGGAATAAAAGTTGAAGATACTTCAAAAAAAGGACTTGAAGATATGCTTGAAGGAAAGCCTTATATCTTAACTAAGTTAAGACCTAATTTGTTTTTCCTACATCTTCAAGGCTATAAAGTTAAAGGGAATCTTGATGAAAAATTTAAGAAAAGAATTAATAGTTTAAAAGATGAATTTAAACATATCATTATAGATGGATCTCCTGTTATGGATTTAGATTCTATCTTTGTTGATGTAGCTGAACACATTATTGTTCCAACTTTCTTAGATTCTGTCACTACAAGTTCTATTCTAAACTTACTTAAGAAAACTGATATTTCTAAAATTAGAGCTGTAATTCCAAATAGAGTAGGAAGAACAAGAATAGAAAAAAACTTCTACACTTTTTTAAAAGATACACTAACTCGTTCAGGAGTTTTCTTATCTATTCCAATTAATCATTCAGCAGTTATTTTAAAACTACTTGAAAAAGGGACTCTACTTTGGGAAAGTAGATCAAAAAAATTAGATGACATAAAAGAAGTTTTTATAAAAGTTTGGGGTGAGATAGATGATGAATGA